One Paenisporosarcina sp. FSL H8-0542 genomic region harbors:
- a CDS encoding AbrB family transcriptional regulator, giving the protein MKKGVVLLQQSWIIIRTFIIAAAAGFIFDRIGIFLPWLLGPMVSLLLLRQYTKLQFEWPRIYRQIGLIFLGIQIGSSFTKTSIELMWFDFPLMVLMTLSVSGVALLLSLLFMKMSGETIATSVLGSLPGGLSQMVLLSEEVESANSTIVTLMQTFRIFVVVTVVPFLTAWIPKGSHFNEVTLTELPTFNVTHFVIAVLLGTSFFIAMKKIHFPLPEMMAPILSMAIVQFVTDHPVVEVPSIVLILSQIFVGAHLGLQLEKVRNQLSIRLFAAIVLTNLALIAFCGFIAYTLTNIHPVNTFLDFFISAAPGGIAEMSITALETGADLSTVTSFHLFRIFFILLIAGPVMTYALKKWLKADV; this is encoded by the coding sequence ATGAAGAAAGGTGTGGTCTTGTTGCAACAGTCTTGGATAATCATACGTACTTTTATAATTGCAGCAGCGGCTGGTTTCATATTTGACCGAATCGGCATCTTTTTGCCATGGTTGCTAGGACCGATGGTTTCATTACTGCTTTTAAGGCAATATACAAAATTGCAATTTGAGTGGCCACGAATATATCGACAGATCGGTTTGATTTTCCTAGGTATTCAAATCGGCTCGTCTTTTACGAAAACATCCATTGAACTTATGTGGTTTGATTTTCCCCTGATGGTATTGATGACGTTGTCAGTCTCAGGTGTAGCACTATTATTAAGCCTGCTTTTCATGAAAATGTCTGGGGAAACCATAGCAACCAGCGTGTTAGGTTCTTTGCCAGGTGGGCTATCCCAAATGGTGTTGCTGAGTGAAGAAGTGGAATCAGCGAATTCCACCATCGTGACATTGATGCAGACGTTTCGGATCTTTGTGGTCGTGACGGTTGTCCCTTTTTTAACTGCCTGGATTCCAAAAGGCAGTCATTTCAATGAAGTGACACTGACTGAGTTGCCGACATTTAATGTTACTCACTTCGTCATAGCTGTCTTGCTTGGTACTTCCTTTTTTATCGCAATGAAAAAAATACATTTTCCTTTGCCTGAAATGATGGCCCCTATTTTATCAATGGCCATTGTGCAGTTCGTGACAGATCATCCAGTTGTCGAAGTGCCTTCCATCGTATTAATTCTGTCTCAAATATTTGTGGGTGCTCATTTAGGCTTACAGCTCGAAAAAGTAAGAAATCAATTATCGATACGACTGTTCGCAGCGATTGTGCTGACAAACTTGGCGCTTATTGCATTTTGTGGATTCATTGCATACACACTGACAAACATTCATCCAGTTAACACGTTTCTAGATTTCTTTATTAGTGCAGCGCCTGGAGGAATTGCCGAAATGTCCATTACAGCATTGGAAACGGGTGCAGATTTGTCGACCGTCACCAGTTTTCATTTATTCCGGATTTTCTTTATCCTGCTGATTGCAGGGCCTGTGATGACGTATGCATTAAAAAAATGGTTGAAAGCCGATGTTTGA
- a CDS encoding valine--tRNA ligase: MTEQKPELSTKYDPKSIEQGRYEWWLKGKYFEAQPESGKEPYTIVIPPPNVTGKLHLGHAWDTTLQDILIRMKRMQGYDALWLPGMDHAGIATQAKVEEKLRSEGKSRYDLGRDEFVKETWKWKEEYAGHIRTQWSKIGLGLDYSRERFTLDDGLSNAVKEVFVKLYNKGLIYRGERIINWDPATKTALSDIEVIHQDVQGAFYHMRYPLTDGTGHIEVATTRPETMLGDTAVAVHPKDERYMHLIGKTVTLPIVGREIKIVADDYVDMEFGSGAVKITPAHDPNDFEIGNRHDLERVLVMKEDGTMNDNADKYAGMDRFECRKQIVADLQEAGVLFKIEEHMHSVGHSERSGAVVEPYLSTQWFVNMQPLADEAIKLQQGEDKVQFVPERFENTYMRWMENIRDWCISRQLWWGHRIPAWYHNETGEIYVGHEAPADIENWKQDEDVLDTWFSSALWPFSTMGWPDEANEEFKRYYPTDVLVTGYDIIFFWVSRMIFQGIEFTNQRPFDDVLIHGLVRAEDGRKMSKSLGNGVDPMDVIDKYGADALRYFLSTGSSPGQDLRFSIEKVESVWNFANKIWNASRFAMMNMEGMKFEDIDLSGEKSVADAWILTRLNETIDQVTKLAEKYEFGEVGRALYNFIWDDFCDWYIEMAKLPLYGEDEDAKKMTRSVLAYVLDNTMRLLHPFMPFITEEIWQSLPHEGESITIAAWPTVNESLTDSTKASSMKLLSDIIRSVRAIRAEVQTPMSKKVPLYISAKDSETLAVLEANAMYLEKFCNPEPLVLGQGIEAPGQSMSSVVSGAELFLPLEGLIDVAAETARLEKELEKWAKEVKLVTGKLSNERFVSKAPEAVVAEERAKQQDYIEKHATVEKRLAELKNL; the protein is encoded by the coding sequence ATGACTGAACAAAAACCAGAACTTTCAACGAAGTATGATCCGAAGTCCATCGAACAAGGACGCTACGAATGGTGGCTTAAAGGAAAGTATTTTGAAGCACAGCCTGAAAGCGGCAAAGAACCATACACCATTGTAATCCCACCACCAAACGTAACAGGTAAATTACACTTGGGCCATGCTTGGGACACAACACTTCAAGATATTTTAATCCGCATGAAACGCATGCAAGGATATGATGCACTATGGTTGCCAGGAATGGACCATGCAGGTATTGCGACACAGGCAAAAGTAGAAGAAAAACTTCGTTCTGAAGGTAAGTCACGTTACGATTTAGGACGTGATGAATTTGTTAAAGAGACTTGGAAGTGGAAAGAAGAATATGCAGGTCATATTCGTACGCAGTGGTCAAAAATTGGATTAGGTCTTGATTACTCACGTGAACGTTTTACACTCGATGATGGCTTATCAAATGCTGTTAAAGAAGTATTCGTTAAGCTTTACAACAAAGGGCTTATTTATCGCGGCGAACGTATCATCAACTGGGATCCAGCAACGAAAACAGCGTTATCTGATATCGAAGTAATCCATCAAGACGTACAGGGTGCTTTCTATCATATGCGATACCCGCTCACAGATGGCACAGGTCATATTGAAGTTGCGACAACTCGACCGGAAACGATGCTGGGCGATACTGCAGTAGCGGTTCACCCGAAAGACGAACGCTACATGCACTTAATTGGCAAAACCGTTACATTGCCGATCGTAGGACGCGAAATTAAGATTGTTGCAGATGATTATGTGGATATGGAATTTGGAAGCGGTGCTGTTAAAATCACCCCTGCACATGACCCGAATGACTTTGAAATTGGAAACCGTCACGACTTAGAGCGCGTATTGGTTATGAAAGAAGACGGAACGATGAATGACAATGCGGATAAATATGCAGGGATGGATCGCTTCGAATGCCGCAAGCAAATTGTTGCGGATCTTCAAGAAGCGGGAGTATTGTTTAAAATCGAAGAGCATATGCATTCAGTTGGACACTCAGAGCGTAGCGGCGCAGTAGTTGAACCGTATCTTTCGACACAGTGGTTCGTAAACATGCAGCCACTCGCAGACGAAGCAATTAAATTGCAGCAAGGCGAAGACAAAGTTCAATTCGTACCGGAACGCTTTGAAAACACCTATATGCGCTGGATGGAAAATATCCGTGACTGGTGTATTTCACGCCAATTATGGTGGGGTCACCGAATTCCAGCTTGGTACCACAATGAAACAGGCGAAATTTACGTAGGTCATGAAGCACCAGCAGACATCGAAAACTGGAAGCAGGACGAAGACGTATTGGATACATGGTTCTCATCTGCACTATGGCCGTTTTCAACAATGGGCTGGCCGGACGAAGCAAACGAAGAATTCAAACGTTACTACCCGACCGATGTATTAGTAACAGGATATGACATTATATTCTTCTGGGTATCACGTATGATTTTCCAAGGAATTGAGTTCACGAACCAACGTCCATTTGACGATGTATTGATTCACGGACTTGTACGTGCTGAAGACGGACGTAAAATGTCTAAGTCATTAGGCAACGGAGTAGACCCGATGGACGTAATTGATAAATACGGTGCGGATGCACTTCGTTACTTCTTATCTACTGGTTCATCACCAGGGCAAGATTTACGTTTCTCAATCGAGAAAGTGGAATCGGTTTGGAACTTCGCGAACAAGATCTGGAACGCTTCACGTTTTGCCATGATGAACATGGAAGGCATGAAGTTTGAAGATATTGATTTAAGTGGAGAAAAATCTGTTGCGGACGCATGGATCTTGACTCGCTTGAATGAAACAATTGACCAAGTAACAAAACTGGCAGAGAAATATGAATTTGGTGAAGTAGGGCGCGCCCTTTATAACTTCATCTGGGATGACTTCTGTGACTGGTACATCGAAATGGCGAAGTTGCCATTATACGGTGAGGATGAAGATGCGAAGAAAATGACTCGTTCAGTGTTGGCATACGTTTTAGACAACACGATGCGTTTACTACATCCATTCATGCCGTTCATCACGGAAGAAATCTGGCAGAGCCTGCCGCATGAAGGCGAATCAATTACGATTGCTGCATGGCCGACTGTCAATGAATCATTGACGGACAGCACAAAAGCATCAAGCATGAAATTGCTTTCGGATATCATTCGTTCAGTACGCGCGATCCGTGCAGAAGTACAAACGCCAATGAGCAAAAAAGTGCCGTTATACATCTCTGCTAAAGATTCAGAAACATTAGCAGTACTCGAAGCAAATGCGATGTACTTGGAGAAATTCTGTAACCCAGAACCATTGGTTTTAGGTCAAGGAATTGAGGCACCAGGTCAATCAATGTCAAGTGTCGTTTCAGGTGCAGAACTATTCTTACCACTTGAAGGCTTAATCGACGTAGCAGCTGAAACTGCACGATTGGAGAAAGAGCTGGAGAAATGGGCGAAAGAAGTTAAGCTTGTAACAGGCAAACTTTCAAATGAACGTTTCGTTTCGAAAGCACCTGAAGCAGTTGTTGCAGAAGAACGCGCAAAACAACAGGATTACATCGAAAAACATGCAACCGTTGAAAAACGCTTGGCTGAATTGAAGAATTTATAA
- a CDS encoding folylpolyglutamate synthase/dihydrofolate synthase family protein, giving the protein MFTSVDKVVEYIYSMDQKTERNGRLSRITSILAVLGNPHKGFRSVHIAGSNGKGSTLNALKEILIAEGLQVGSFISPHLEKVNERIMMNDVMITDEQFIQYMNDIFPLLQKGQVGEGSNFFEILTVIAFMYYNDMKVDIALIETGIGGKFDSTNVLTPLLSILTSISLDHTQILGDTLEAIAEEKAGIIKPLVPVISAVKDKQAVAVIEQKAELEQAPIYQLYKDFLIGNVTQEINQQSFSYQLNSEKMVDISLKMMGHHQVENASLAITAALFLNKHHGFTISEESIRHGLITSSWAARFEEVLPNVIIDGAHNPAGMEVLIQTIQQRYATKNIHVVFTALQDKDIASVLHMLDEISASITVTEIHVKNAAAGKDIFEATKHPEKQLILSWQEALEQTIVKVDESNVVLVTGSLYFMSLARPYLKQKAQTKVL; this is encoded by the coding sequence GTGTTTACATCAGTTGATAAAGTAGTTGAATACATATATTCCATGGATCAGAAAACGGAGCGAAATGGTCGATTAAGTCGTATCACTTCCATCCTGGCGGTCCTCGGGAATCCACATAAAGGATTCCGTTCTGTTCACATTGCAGGGTCAAACGGCAAAGGTTCCACTTTGAATGCTCTTAAAGAAATATTAATTGCTGAAGGCCTCCAAGTCGGAAGCTTCATATCTCCTCACCTTGAAAAAGTAAACGAACGCATCATGATGAATGATGTAATGATCACAGACGAACAATTTATCCAATATATGAACGATATCTTTCCACTTCTGCAAAAAGGTCAAGTTGGAGAAGGCTCGAACTTCTTCGAAATTTTGACGGTCATTGCATTTATGTACTATAACGACATGAAAGTGGATATTGCCTTAATTGAAACAGGGATTGGCGGGAAATTCGATTCAACCAACGTACTGACACCACTGCTATCAATTTTAACGTCCATTTCGCTTGATCATACGCAAATCCTAGGTGACACCCTTGAAGCCATCGCTGAAGAAAAAGCGGGAATCATCAAACCACTCGTTCCGGTGATCAGTGCAGTGAAAGACAAACAGGCTGTTGCGGTTATCGAACAGAAGGCCGAATTGGAACAAGCGCCGATTTACCAATTATATAAAGATTTTCTTATTGGAAATGTAACTCAGGAAATAAATCAACAAAGTTTTTCATATCAATTAAACAGTGAAAAAATGGTAGATATATCCCTGAAAATGATGGGGCATCACCAAGTTGAAAATGCGTCGCTTGCCATTACAGCTGCGTTGTTTTTGAACAAACATCACGGTTTTACCATTTCTGAAGAGAGTATCCGCCATGGTCTAATCACCTCTAGCTGGGCAGCGCGTTTTGAAGAAGTTTTACCTAACGTCATCATAGACGGAGCACATAATCCGGCAGGTATGGAAGTGCTTATTCAAACCATTCAGCAACGCTACGCGACAAAAAATATTCACGTCGTCTTTACCGCACTTCAAGATAAAGACATTGCATCCGTGCTTCATATGCTGGATGAAATTTCAGCAAGCATTACTGTCACAGAAATTCATGTGAAAAATGCGGCAGCTGGAAAAGATATTTTTGAAGCGACAAAGCATCCAGAAAAACAATTGATTCTAAGCTGGCAAGAAGCACTCGAGCAGACTATAGTAAAAGTAGACGAGTCAAATGTTGTTCTAGTAACCGGCTCGCTATACTTTATGTCGCTTGCCCGTCCTTATTTAAAACAAAAAGCACAAACAAAAGTACTTTAA
- a CDS encoding folylpolyglutamate synthase/dihydrofolate synthase family protein — MIPKFNEYKERFQMESKNTIEPGLDAIRNALEIVGNPHLKLKFVHVAGTNGKGSTISMMNSMLQAHGVKTGCFYSPCFMDVHDQIQLNGEYISPIDLSEAFSRAKEAGLSGMLTDFELLTVLAFLAFEQFQPDVVLLETGMGGRFDSTNVITPLISVIPSIAIEHEQFLGNSIEEVASHKAGIIKPGSPVVIGPMEEPAEQVLIEEANKGDSPLWKINKDFTLLNGLYQDSEGHEFTNMIVPLKGSHQVNNAALAIRAVLHVAISLQVEVEEETLRNGLSETFIPVRFEKITDYLYFDGAHNPASARALVETVKEYFPNTPIHFYLGMIKGKDAKKILRIYEEISSKFTFVDFEDERAMSAISLSKMSESTNVTMTKDLLESLRITISEKQVTIVSGSLYLLSSLRLEAIQVFKII, encoded by the coding sequence ATGATTCCGAAGTTTAATGAATACAAAGAACGTTTTCAAATGGAAAGCAAAAACACAATAGAGCCAGGGCTGGATGCAATCCGTAATGCATTAGAAATAGTAGGAAACCCTCACTTGAAACTCAAATTCGTCCATGTTGCAGGGACGAACGGAAAAGGTTCGACCATCAGCATGATGAATAGTATGCTTCAGGCACACGGTGTAAAGACGGGATGTTTTTATTCGCCTTGCTTCATGGATGTGCATGATCAAATTCAGCTAAATGGGGAGTATATTTCACCTATTGACTTGAGTGAGGCTTTCAGTCGTGCAAAAGAAGCGGGACTCAGCGGAATGCTGACGGATTTTGAATTATTAACAGTTCTTGCATTTCTGGCATTCGAACAATTTCAACCTGATGTTGTACTGTTGGAAACGGGGATGGGGGGCAGGTTTGATAGCACGAATGTCATTACTCCACTCATTTCAGTCATTCCGAGCATTGCAATTGAGCATGAACAATTTTTAGGAAACTCAATTGAAGAAGTGGCTTCTCATAAAGCGGGAATCATTAAACCAGGCAGTCCAGTTGTCATTGGTCCAATGGAAGAGCCTGCTGAACAAGTACTAATAGAAGAAGCAAATAAAGGCGATTCTCCACTTTGGAAAATAAATAAAGATTTCACTTTATTGAATGGATTGTACCAAGACAGTGAAGGTCATGAATTCACGAATATGATTGTTCCACTCAAAGGTTCCCATCAAGTAAATAATGCAGCGCTTGCGATTCGAGCTGTACTCCATGTAGCCATTTCGCTCCAAGTAGAAGTGGAAGAAGAAACCCTTCGTAATGGATTGAGTGAAACATTTATACCAGTACGATTTGAAAAAATTACAGATTATTTATATTTCGATGGAGCTCATAATCCGGCAAGTGCTCGTGCTCTCGTTGAAACTGTGAAAGAATACTTTCCTAATACACCTATTCATTTTTATTTAGGCATGATAAAAGGGAAAGATGCCAAAAAAATATTGCGCATTTATGAAGAAATTTCATCAAAATTTACTTTTGTGGATTTCGAAGATGAGCGCGCAATGTCCGCAATCAGCTTGTCGAAAATGAGCGAATCGACTAACGTAACGATGACAAAAGACCTACTAGAATCATTGCGAATTACAATTTCAGAAAAACAAGTGACTATAGTATCGGGTTCGCTCTATCTCTTGTCTAGCTTGCGTTTGGAGGCTATTCAAGTGTTTAAAATTATTTGA